The following nucleotide sequence is from Leucoraja erinacea ecotype New England chromosome 2, Leri_hhj_1, whole genome shotgun sequence.
GTTGACACAGGAAGGACATCGAGGTGGCTTCCAGCAGCCTGATGAAAGCCACAGATTAAGTAAGATTTGCAGTCTTAGGTCAACTAAATCAAGTGGAATGGCACACAGGGTTGTTTATGAGTACTACACAAAAAATATATCTTCATGACGTTAAGTTTACAAATTCACATACTTTCTGTTGGATCAGGAATCTAATTGAACTTCCTTTCACGCTTACATTAGTGTGTAAGTGAGTAGTGGAATCTCATGTGAGTTTGAGAAGAACATGGGAATAAGGTGGAATTAGTACAGGATGACTTAAATGGATGCTTAGTTGTCAGCAAAGATGATGAGTTgaaaggaatttagaaggattagagggaatcttattgaaacataagattattaagggcttggacatgctggaggcaggaaacatgttcccaatgttgggggagtccagaactaggggccatagTTTAGGAATATGGTAAGccaatttaaaatggagattaggaaaaacattttcacacagagagttgtgagtgtgtggaattctctgcctcagtgggcggtggaggttgcttctctggatgctttcaaaagagagttaggtagagctcttagggatagcggagttaagggatatggagagaaggcaggaacgggtattgattgtggatgatcagccatgatcacattgaatggtggtgctggctcgaagggccaaacggcctactcctgcacctgttgtctgttgtcttttGAAAGGCCTATTTACACGCAGTATGAAAAAGACATTAGTAAAAAGCTAGCGTTGaacagattagtttagagatacagtgcggaaacaggcccaccgagtccgcaccgaccagcgatccccgcatattaacactatcctacacacactagggacaattttatatttataccgagccaattaacctacaaacctgtacatctttgtagtgtgggaggaaaccgaagatcttggagaaaacccatgtggtcacaactccgtacaggcagcactcgtctggatcgaacccaggtctttagcactaaggcagcaactctaccgctgcaccactatgccaccccttCTCTGAAGTCTTTGAGACAGAGCAGGTAACAGACTGTCCCATTCCCCTCCTTAACGATGAGACTTCCATTGCTGTGCTGATTGGAGGAATGTAAGAAATGTCTTTAGTGTTCATTCAAGTGAGGAAGCAGCATTACTCGTCATCAGCTTATGATTACATTACCGCAGGAGACCCTGAGTTGTTGGCTCAGGAATATATCTTCCTCAGGAATATAGGATGAACAGAGGCGATATGGTTTATTCAAACGAACCAGCTTTCGTGGAAACTAAAGTCGAAGCAAAATGTAACTTAAAAGCCAATGTGTTAATTTTATTAAGGGCAAACTCCATCAAGCATTTTGACAACCAGCAAACacctcaaaggtttcaaaggtattttattgtcacgcgtaccaattaaggtacagtgatattcatatTGTCTCATGCACATTGCTACAATGACCCTTTGGGACGATGATACCTAACATCCAAAGTGAAATAATCGACATTTGATGCTATCGTTCCACCAGTCTCATCAACCAGATTTGCTCTTGTGAGTCTCGTTTTTCTcttacatcggttgtttcgacaataatcgaccggACACCGGAGTTGCTTTAAACATACGTTTATTCAGCAGGAGTCTTCACACAGATTAACAACCTAGCAAAGAGTCAAGCTTAGTGAAGCCCAGACACGTCTCTTGTACTCATTTCAACCACCTGTAGAGCTTTTTCTCAGTGCAAGCATAGGCATCACAAACAAATTCCTCTTCAGACAGCTTTCCTTTGGTCAACTCCAAATCTTGCCAAGTTTCCTGAAGTACCTGCTCTTgttgctgcagttctgtcacacAATGTTCAAGCTCCTACTTGCCATCCAGAAATAGCTCGTTAACCTGTTTCAGCTCCTCTTCAATAGCAACAATCTTTACAACATAGTCACTAATCTGTTCTTCCAGACCAGTCCCTTTACTCTGCATAAATTCGTAGCTTTCTACGGTCATGAACACTCCATTTTTATCACGTGCTGCAGCAAGATCCCGCTTCAGTCTCTCAATCTCTTCAGTATACTCCTTTATTAAGGCCATCTTGGTAAGTTTCTGATTAACCTGGTTTATTCAAAATGTTCTTTGCACGATAGGCATAATCCAGAGTGCTCAAGGTTTCTTCAAGATTCAATGAAGCTGGGGAAATGGTGGCAATGATTGAAGTTTTAGTTTGTCCCCCAAGAGAGTCCTGAAGAATCCTGGTAAGTTTCGATTCTCTGTAGGGTATGTGAG
It contains:
- the LOC129711911 gene encoding LOW QUALITY PROTEIN: kinesin-like protein KIF11-B (The sequence of the model RefSeq protein was modified relative to this genomic sequence to represent the inferred CDS: inserted 2 bases in 1 codon; substituted 1 base at 1 genomic stop codon); translation: MNAYSSRSHSVFSITIHMKEMTDDGEELVKIGKLNLVDLAGNENIGRSGAVDKRAREAGNINQSLLTLGRVITASVERTPHIPYRESKLTRILQDSLGGQTKTSIIATISPASLNLEETLSTLDYAYRAKNILNKPXVNQKLTKMALIKEYTEEIERLKRDLAAARDKNGVFMTVESYEFMQSKGTGLEEQISDYVVKIVAIEEELKQVNELFLDGKXELEHCVTELQQQEQVLQETWQDLELTKGKLSEEEFVCDAYACTEKKLYRWLK